A region from the Leishmania panamensis strain MHOM/PA/94/PSC-1 chromosome 20 sequence genome encodes:
- a CDS encoding hypothetical protein (TriTrypDB/GeneDB-style sysID: LpmP.20.3060): protein MMLLHTIPLFNNDLRCTHSRGSARQHMANKRMDDSQCISPATDSAETGTSAKAAWIGTHFFSPRLTKTVPPTASSLLEVEKIAWVGLRFLAVKTRQRQLLLVRSGLTERMSSSNSECDDDSQLATLAETHGGQRDANAVCVSFARVADFCTTTTATKRGNVGKESSPVSVMIVAGLQRVTGVVCCCGAAPAANPAQKLAQPQPSQVKEHTWNIGPFNHVASTSLTDSQVYICATSPSGNVEVYTWTVDSAGEDAAPVCVHQVLMALGHSFYGIAVTSAVVPEHETATPATQDVSFWVMGGESAVTHTDRTVLGGDAEAETSTLPALRGLHGRVLQVESQTSQSSGKNQSSNGSHAAAPAFNSAPRTLNSLWAASSSGSPQTTEETIQGATVSSATAPALAATPPTVFEAVSSLRMQEPCFLPSQRRGALQNGVDSAHPRPCCELIRRYALLVRASATRVIVTDRGSPAISASSPGCVNDEQKVSWSSAVLSLDNADSAAALDWLAEASSEAGTPPSFSIASVAPTHVMEAKRQASSTTIQQHMHSLNIFTPHRILQLSVSHQRDSTDDSIKQLRFEVQGTYDVNRPQRIIGIAPLFSPKAPAPLLLFYGLASSIVTNSDGSDEDARSVYGQQTRKSTWAVVADVQASLLHELAPWSSSVKAEVTPKRSIDVQEHHCEAELFGKIQAIVQAEGTRLQRHLDERMNRLEAMLQRLLQD, encoded by the coding sequence atgatgctgctgcacaccatCCCTCTTTTCAATAATGACCTTCGCTGTACACATTCGCGTGGTTCAGCAAGGCAGCACATGGCGAACAAACGCATGGACGATTCGCAGTGCATATCACCTGCAACCGACTCAGCGGAAACTGGTACTTCAGCGAAGGCAGCGTGGATAGGGACGCACTTTTTCTCGCCACGATTGACTAAGACGGTGCCGCCGACAGCCTCCTcactgctggaggtggagaagatcGCATGGGTTGGTCTCAGATTTTTGGCAGTGAAGAcaaggcagcggcaactCCTGCTTGTTCGCTCTGGCCTCACGGAACGCATGAGCTCGTCGAACTCTGAGTGCGATGATGACTCACAGCTTGCAACACTCGCGGAAACCCATGGCGGTCAACGTGATGCAAACGCCGTATGCGTGTCCTTTGCGCGTGTCGCAGACTTCTGCACCACAACCACAGCTACTAAAAGGGGAAACGTCGGTAAAGAAAGTTCACCGGTGTCGGTCATGATTGTAGCCGGACTACAACGCGTGACCGgtgtggtgtgctgctgcggtgcagcgccggcggcgaaTCCTGCACAAAAGTTGGCACAACCGCAGCCGTCGCAGGTGAAGGAGCACACATGGAATATTGGGCCCTTCAATCATGTGGCGTCGACTTCCCTCACGGACTCTCAAGTGTACATTTGCGCAACATCGCCGAGTGGCAACGTGGAAGTGTATACGTGGACGGTGGACAGTGCCGGTGAGGATGCGGCTCCGGTTTGCGTGCACCAGGTTCTAATGGCACTTGGGCATTCCTTCTACGGAATTGCTGTAACGAGTGCTGTGGTACCGGAGCACGAGACAGCGACACCGGCAACGCAGGACGTCAGCTTCTGGGTCATGGGTGGTGAATCAGCGGTAACGCACACCGATAGGACGGTGCTGGGCGGCgacgcagaggcagagaccTCGACCCTGCCGGCTCTGCGTGGTCTCCACGGGCGCGTGCTTCAAGTAGAATCCCAGACCTCTCAGAGTTCTGGGAAAAATCAGAGTAGCAACGGATctcatgcagctgcgccggcaTTCAATTCGGCTCCGCGAACCTTGAACTCACTGTgggcggcgtcgtcgagtGGCTCACCACAAACAACAGAAGAGACCATCCAGGGCGCTACCGTTTCAAGTGCCACAGCCCCGGCCCTAGCGGCGACCCCGCCCACTGTCTTTGAGGCTGTGTCAAGCCTCCGAATGCAGGAGCCGTGCTTCCTGCCAtcgcagagaagaggggctcTCCAGAATGGCGTCGACTCCGCGCACCCCAGGCCGTGCTGCGAGCTCATAAGAAGATATGCTCTTCTCGTACGCGCTTCAGCGACGCGTGTAATTGTCACAGACAGAGGCTCCCCCGccatctctgcctcttctccagGATGTGTGAATGACGAACAAAAGGTGTCGTGGAGCAGTGCGGTCTTGTCACTGGACAACgccgacagcgctgctgcgttggACTGGCTGGCTGAGGCGTCTTCAGAGGCTGGTACGCCACCCTCGTTTAGCATTGCCTCTGTTGCCCCCACACATGTGATGGAGGCCAAGCGTCAGGCGAGTAGCACCACCATTCAGCAACACATGCACAGTCTTAACATTTTTACTCCCCATCGAATCCTCCAGCTGAGCGTGAGCCATCAACGTGACTCGACTGATGACAGCATCAAGCAGCTCAGATTCGAAGTGCAAGGCACCTACGATGTCAACCGTCCCCAACGCATTATCGGCATAGCCCCTCTTTTTTCGCCCAAGGCGCCAGCAccacttcttctcttctacGGCTTGGCAAGCAGCATCGTGACAAacagcgatggcagcgaTGAGGATGCGCGGTCTGTGTATGGACAGCAGACGCGGAAGTCGACATGGGCTGTCGTCGCAGATGTTCAAGCGTCTCTACTTCATGAGCTCGCACCGTGGAGCTCTTCGGTAAAGGCGGAGGTGACACCGAAGAGAAGCATTGACGTGCAAGAACACCACTGTGAAGCGGAGCTCTTTGGAAAAATCCAGGCGATTGTCCAGGCAGAGGGCACACGCCTCCAGCGTCACTTGGATGAGCGCATGAACCGATTGGAAGCAATGCTGCAACGACTACTTCAGGATTGA
- a CDS encoding ATPase-like protein (TriTrypDB/GeneDB-style sysID: LpmP.20.3070): MFDAHCTPVPAVVPTCSLCFVCSYALLTQGVMEAKKVEETRVLVTHARDLLRHHLAAAPHRSLCINKRRELRTTLQQLLPCLSIVQSYEQQHTYLSTYELTIGAVRQVLVSLEVADAAVDAKDRQLVNAQYKVEYHGREDNVEGCAALPKPTAPLRTAAEAPVLASCANRAPATAPSVTWRNTYGCEDAILALRQATTLPLQHPFLFTGPRQPWRRLLLYGPPGTGKTRLAAATATEYGAVFLSVSAADLLSKWVGESEKQVRQAFAQAAASVPRCVLFFDEVDALCSARGGHGESELARRLKTELLLHLQADLPTVTVLAATNLPWELDAAFLRRFDRFIHVGLPSNAVKRRLLAKELRGVTNTITGDALDRIVAQTERFSVVDVRRLLSYAVMAPVTEWLLQTQATVDDRSSDSGESTKEGSDGIDVVCAGAATAPAPLLYPSSPSRMHIEPKYRSVPCLQDTEVLGDGVRSGSSGTESTLSPCNSPLPSSRFGPEHRLSTHSSSPLHCEHSHRGRLISRTNDVPHVECHHFEDALQAITATTSADEIARYTTWHSRSICV, from the coding sequence ATGTTCGATGCGCACTGCACACCGGTCCCTGCTGTTGTGCCTACGTGCTCGTTGTGTTTTGTGTGTAGCTATGCCCTGCTCACACAAGGCGTCATGGAGGCGAAAAAGGTAGAAGAAACTCGTGTGCTGGTGACTCACGCACGTGATCTACTGCGGCAtcacctcgctgctgccccccaTCGCTCACTGTGCATAAACAAGCGGCGCGAACTGCGCACCACATTGCAGCAACTGCTACCCTGCCTCTCCATCGTTCAGTCTtacgagcagcagcataCCTATCTGTCCACGTACGAGCTTACAATCGGTGCTGTCAGGCAAGTTCTCGTGAGTCTTGAAGTGGCGGATGCTGCCGTGGACGCAAAGGATAGGCAGCTCGTGAATGCACAGTATAAAGTGGAGTACCACGGCAGGGAAGACAACGTCGAAggctgtgctgcactgccaAAGCCGACGGCCCCACTaaggacggcggcggaggcaccTGTCCTAGCATCTTGCGCAAACCGTGCCCCAGCGACGGCGCCCTCAGTGACGTGGAGGAACACGTACGGATGCGAGGACGCCATACTCGCCTTGCGCCAAGCAACGACTCTTCCGCTACAGCACCCGTTCTTGTTTACTGGCCCGCGCCAGCCGTGGCGCCGCCTCTTGCTCTATGGGCCTCCCGGCACCGGCAAAACTCGTCTGGCCGCCGCGACGGCAACCGAGTACGGCGCTGTGTTTCTCAGTGTGTCGGCCGCGGACTTGCTGAGCAAATGGGttggagagagcgagaagcaAGTACGCCAGGCATTTGCACAAGCCGCTGCGTCCGTCCCGCGGTGCGTCCTCTTTTTTGACGAAGTTGATGCCCTCTGCAGCGCGCGTGGCGGTCACGGGGAGAGCGAACTGGCGCGCCGCCTCAAGACGGAGCTACTGCTCCACCTGCAGGCGGACCTCCCCACTGTGACGGTACTGGCGGCCACGAATTTGCCATGGGAGCTGGATGCGGCCTTTCTTCGCCGGTTCGACCGTTTCATTCACGTCGGCCTCCCCTCGAACGCGGTGAAACGGCGTCTCTTGGCGAAAGAATTACGCGGCGTTACTAACACCATCACCGGCGACGCGCTGGACCGCATTGTCGCGCAGACGGAGCGCTTCTCGGTGGTTGATGTGCGCCGGTTACTGTCGTACGCGGTGATGGCGCCGGTAACGGAAtggctgctgcagacgcaAGCTACGGTTgacgaccgcagcagcgacagcggagAAAGCACTAAGGAGGGAAGTGATGGAATCGATGTGGTCTGCGCaggcgccgccactgcaccagcgccgctcctctATCCTTCCTCGCCCTCACGCATGCACATCGAGCCAAAATACCGATCAGTGCCGTGTCTGCAAGATACGGAAGTCCTCGGTGACGGCGTGCGGAGCGGGAGCTCAGGAACAGAGAGCACGCTGTCCCCTTGCAACTCCCCGTTGCCGTCTTCTCGGTTTGGCCCTGAGCACCGTCTGTCGACGCACTCTTCGTCACCCTTGCACTGCGAGCACTCGCACCGCGGGCGTCTGATCAGCCGCACCAACGATGTGCCTCATGTGGAGTGTCATCACTTTGAAGATGCCCTGCAAGCAATCACAGCCACAACTTCCGCCGACGAAATTGCGCGCTACACCACGTGGCACTCTCGTAGCATCTGCGTGTAG
- a CDS encoding hypothetical protein (TriTrypDB/GeneDB-style sysID: LpmP.20.3110) encodes MLNRYQAVVNRKLSQEGYYDAVRHLLPISAHRNLLNSSYTPIINFLQECLLNPRSQWAIQSSLVWDQLGVTYAVPFAGRLFAVDPARPVTALVAFEDANRYVEMASERCRTLNSLLTTGASLNVVRRAAATTASPPLAASEHTAAKSATSTVTLASSAATSAEGKQWEAFETIGLRREVFGDMSPAEIEFWKYILRLQQSPSQIHDISFHLEFGPHHMDLKENGRFIPVTRLNLNQFIEAVVAKQDEVHTYISEVASGTPTHSNASREAGRGSEGSADRSAPRVASTTPTTPQMPTTQQHVKIPVKPPTRTVGPEATSVLGHPQRGVHRGNEVHLTLRDVDSTVVRSIKELRSQFQLGRLTKTELNARQLRFCLPCRDGVYNLIPNGRHIQVATGNIGIFLQYIEEERRRVEALSRSGAENPAGHVGLHSSEAVACGIRSLNAMQRDEERGPDTVDFADADAGYWTDKNVLDIWTYECTTDCLLKSSMSPEEIVRQTQLQWDTNFLSSKDSPYTDASAIGCVILPKDVKTYLRLLRRRLQSIRLAILDAGKCPQQPSEWDSAEWAEVSLPAPPVLSTIQADVHLLPPMHDNLNIFSPTYNTGDLLAPPQSLNL; translated from the coding sequence ATGCTGAACCGGTACCAAGCCGTAGTGAATCGCAAACTCTCGCAAGAGGGCTACTACGACGCCGTGCGCCACCTTCTCCCCATCAGCGCCCACCGCAATTTACTGAACTCTAGCTACACACCTATTATCAACTTCCTTCAAGAATGTCTGCTCAACCCGCGCTCGCAGTGGGCGATCCAGTCGTCCTTGGTGTGGGATCAGCTAGGGGTTACCTACGCCGTGCCGTTTGCTGGGAGGCTTTTCGCGGTCGACCCAGCCAGGCCTGTAACTGCACTCGTGGCTTTTGAGGACGCCAACCGCTACGTGGAGATGGCCAGTGAGCGCTGCAGAACACTCAACAGCCTCCTGACGACTGGTGCGTCGCTTAATGTCGTACGTAGGGCAGCTGCCACTACTGCATCGCCACCCTTGGCGGCATCTGAGCACACAGCAGCCAAGTCAGCGACATCCACCGTCACCTTggccagcagtgccgccacaAGTGCGGAGGGGAAGCAGTGGGAAGCCTTTGAGACTATTGGCCTGCGCCGCGAGGTGTTTGGCGACATGTCACCTGCGGAAATTGAGTTTTGGAAGTATATTCTTCGACTGCAGCAGTCGCCTTCGCAGATTCACGACATCTCCTTTCACCTCGAATTTGGTCCGCACCACATGGACCTCAAAGAAAACGGCCGCTTCATTCCTGTGACGCGGCTGAACCTGAATCAGTTCATCGAGGCTGTGGTAGCAAAACAAGACGAGGTGCACACGTACATTAGCGAGGTCGCTTCTGGAACTCCGACACACAGCAACGCCTCCAGAGAAGCGGGAAGGGGAAGTGAGGGTTCTGCAGATCGCTCTGCACCTCGCGTGGCGTCTACCACACCGACTACACCCCAGATGCCAACGACGCAACAACATGTCAAAATCCCAGTGAAGCCGCCAACGCGCACCGTCGGACCTGAGGCGACCTCCGTACTCGGTCACCCACAACGGGGAGTACACCGTGGCAACGAGGTGCACCTCACATTACGCGACGTAGACTCAACGGTAGTGCGTTCTATCAAGGAGTTGCGCTCGCAGTTTCAGCTCGGCCGGCTAACGAAAACCGAGTTGAatgcgcggcagctgcgcttttGCCTGCCCTGCCGTGATGGTGTCTACAACCTTATACCAAATGGTCGACACATCCAAGTGGCAACGGGCAACATTGGCATCTTCCTCCAGTACAttgaagaagaaaggagacGTGTGGAGGCGTTATCCCGGAGCGGGGCAGAGAACCCCGCAGGGCACGTAGGCTTGCACTCTTCTGAAGCAGTGGCCTGCGGAATCAGGTCGTTGAACGCCATGCAGCGCGATGAGGAGCGGGGCCCCGACACTGTAGACTtcgccgacgccgacgcaGGGTACTGGACGGACAAGAACGTGCTTGATATCTGGACGTACGAGTGCACCACAGATTGCTTGTTGAAGTCTAGCATGTCTCCAGAAGAAATAGTGCGgcagacgcagctgcagtgggaCACAAACTTTCTTAGCAGCAAAGACAGCCCTTACACTGATGCGTCGGCGATCGGGTGTGTTATCTTGCCCAAGGACGTCAAGACTTACCTGCGGCTCTTGCGCAGACGCTTGCAGTCCATTCGATTGGCAATCTTAGACGCAGGCAAGTGCCCTCAACAGCCATCCGAGTGGGATAGTGCAGAGTGGGCTGAGGTTAGCctgcctgcgccaccagtTCTGTCCACGATCCAGGCAGATGTTCACCTCCTCCCGCCCATGCACGACAATCTCAACATTTTCTCGCCCACGTACAACACTGGTGACCTTTTAGCACCGCCGCAGTCACTTAACTTGTAG
- a CDS encoding hypothetical protein (TriTrypDB/GeneDB-style sysID: LpmP.20.3090), producing MALSSSGSAVLRDGVARATAAAASQWSAQQRCFRKLMKSLRGAYFHDRSKLFWARHRVLVEFYKYSRVEEEKDVLLLVSIGNEIANFVGEYMKVDIGAIMEHNAKMQSLPVAKAKRYREEYLLHEKQHDSWCKQRIRLIMDRRPPPPYPFF from the coding sequence ATGGCATTGTCAAGCAGCGGCTCTGCGGTGTTGAGAGATGGTGTTGCGCgggcaacggcggcggcggcatcacaGTGGTCGGCACAACAGCGATGCTTCCGAAAGTTGATGAAGTCGCTTCGCGGTGCATATTTCCACGACCGCTCGAAGCTTTTTTGGGCACGACATCGTGTCCTCGTTGAGTTCTACAAGTACTCCCGCgtcgaagaagaaaaagacgtgctgctgctcgtcagTATTGGCAACGAAATCGCGAACTTCGTGGGGGAGTACATGAAAGTGGACATTGGCGCCATCATGGAGCATAACGCCAAGATGCAGTCGCTTCCAGTGGCCAAGGCAAAGCGGTATCGAGAGGAGTATTTGCTACACGAAAAGCAGCACGACTCGTGGTGCAAGCAGAGGATTAGACTCATTATGGACCGtcggccgccaccaccgtaTCCTTTCTTCTGA
- a CDS encoding aldose 1-epimerase-like protein (TriTrypDB/GeneDB-style sysID: LpmP.20.3100), with protein sequence MFAFAPDPRGRNSVTLHNEDGSSITVYEQGAHLSSWKTKDEKEHLYLSPAAIYADGTALRGGVPLIFPQFNAYGPMKPPHGFARIRPWNIEDVQNGKATFSLSTSLCELLPEGCSLAGAATNAVNLLYTICFSNTELKLRMKVTNTSEEHSAPFQFAFHTYFAVSDISQTVINGVNRSPFIDNGKACGNPHTEPSPPEPLWTIQGEHDRIYPGQSCAIVLQDLGAKAALQISSPNLCDVCLWNPGAVKCAAMKDMPADGYKRFVCVEHGSMLKKIVVTPCSSWTGSQEITIITQSPQESNI encoded by the coding sequence ATGTTCGCCTTCGCTCCCGACCCCCGCGGGCGCAACAGCGTCACCCTCCACAACGAAGACGGCTCCAGCATTACCGTCTATGAGCAAGGCGCGCACCTCAGCAGCTGGAAGACGAAGGATGAAAAGGAGCACCTCTACCTCAGCCCCGCTGCGATCTACGCTGACGGCACGGCTCTGCGTGGCGGCGTGCCGCTCATCTTTCCGCAGTTCAATGCCTACGGCCCAATGAAGCCGCCGCACGGCTTCGCGCGCATTCGCCCGTGGAACATCGAAGATGTCCAGAATGGCAAGGCGaccttctctctcagcaCGTCGCTGTGCGAGCTGCTTCCGGAAGGTTGCTCCCTTGCTGGTGCCGCGACAAACGCCGTAAACCTGCTCTACACGATTTGCTTCAGCAACACGGAGTTAAAGCTGCGCATGAAAGTTACGAACACGAGCGAGGAGCACTCAGCGCCGTTTCAGTTTGCCTTCCATACATACTTTGCGGTATCCGACATTTCGCAGACGGTGATCAACGGTGTCAACCGCTCGCCTTTCATCGATAACGGCAAGGCATGCGGTAACCCGCACACCGAGCCGAGTCCACCGGAGCCGCTGTGGACCATTCAAGGCGAGCACGACCGTATTTACCCCGGCCAATCGTGCGCCATCGTGCTCCAGGACCTCGGTGCAAAGGCCGCGCTACAAATCTCGAGCCCTAACCTGTGTGACGTGTGCCTCTGGAATCCCGGCGCAGTCAAGTGCGCCGCGATGAAGGATATGCCGGCGGATGGCTACAAGCGCTTCGTATGCGTGGAGCACGGCAGCATGCTTAAGAAGATAGTGGTAACGCCGTGCTCGAGCTGGACTGGATCGCAGGAGATCACGATCATAACTCAAAGCCCTCAAGAATCAAACATATAG
- a CDS encoding hypothetical protein (TriTrypDB/GeneDB-style sysID: LpmP.20.3040) — translation MLRLATLRFSTTACSGTGVPAAVGCTGSSGHHINSQQRVLQINSPMSLLRMCYRSIDITVKSRHARTFLKKQLMKQWAERSKETNPAKQRFYMDLAGSFLQALHTERNPKPGKIVNFQLSRQVAYEQKLAEREKSPRTRRVRHMPKEVTTQDH, via the coding sequence ATGCTGCGCCTTGCAACTCTACGATTCTCCACGACTgcctgcagcggcactggTGTCCCCGCCGCAGTCGGTTGTACTGGAAGCTCTGGTCATCATATAAACTCGCAGCAACGCGTACTGCAGATCAACTCCCCCATGTCCCTCCTACGCATGTGCTACCGCAGCATTGACATCACAGTCAAGTCTCGCCACGCCCGCACCTTTCTCAAAAAGCAGTTGATGAAGCAGTGGGCAGAGAGGAGCAAGGAGACAAACcctgcgaagcagcgcttctACATGGATTTGGCCGGCTCTTTTCTACAGGCACTGCACACGGAGCGGAACCCCAAGCCGGGCAAAATTGTGAACTTTCAGCTCTCTCGCCAGGTCGCTTATGAACAGAAGCTGGCGGAGCGCGAGAAAAGCCCCAGGACGCGGCGGGTACGGCACATGCCAAAGGAGGTGACGACGCAAGATCATTAG
- a CDS encoding cytochrome p450-like protein (TriTrypDB/GeneDB-style sysID: LpmP.20.3050) — MIPITLPVKAAAVVATVGALTYATMRALQAVYSAPPNMPEPAIPPNPEDGPLWSVVKRILYRHFYVVRKGDPLKTLQRWCTEFEYKPFVMKIFFRPHVVLSCPGDIEHVLLRADTKFYKDTGYDIVRIVVGRVGLVAVGNKEKHAMHRRILMPIFRSQNIRGLANEIIRVHALHMLGGLFDVIQCGSRQDAAVNLSDHIFRMALSAIGEAAFRASRSESLRVRTHFNAMMKMSRMNYFCPYLKSAAQRNARKILREMSVGLLDKNMQMNQIGARRCVMDALIDELYVHFSMEDVLDHVVNFLFAGHDTASHTMEFLFALLGANKEVQDRLYEALEDLMPSICTCPTVEELMECDYLVAVVKEALRMYPAAPIIYRDAAEDVYLPESRVVIPKGMTVVITLFSLQRNTHVYGDDVDVFRPERWLYEEGEALRKRCGRCGYIPFSCGKRSCIGQEFGYLELLIVTALLVRHLKMELVGKFPEARYNITLVMSHPVSMRITARDGISVSQIYERIANVLDLNDEDAESAGNAAREAGGMMGCKETTVRG, encoded by the coding sequence ATGATTCCCATTACTTTGCCAGTCAAGGCGGCAGCTGTCGTTGCGACTGTCGGCGCTCTCACCTACGCCACCATGCGGGCACTGCAGGCAGTATACTCTGCACCGCCGAACATGCCAGAGCCGGCGATTCCGCCCAACCCCGAGGACGGCCCCCTGTGGAGCGTGGTTAAGCGTATCCTCTACCGCCACTTTTACGTCGTCCGCAAGGGCGATCCGTTGAAGACGCTGCAACGATGGTGCACAGAGTTCGAATACAAGCCATTCGTTATGAAGATCTTCTTCCGCCCACACGTGGTGCTCTCCTGTCCGGGTGACATTGAGCACGTGTTGCTGCGCGCAGACACGAAGTTCTACAAGGACACCGGCTATGACATCGTGCGCATCGTCGTTGGTCGTGTTGGCCTCGTCGCTGTAGGCAACAAAGAGAAGCACGCCATGCATCGCCGCATCCTGATGCCTATTTTCAGGTCGCAGAACATACGCGGTCTTGCGAATGAGATTATTCGCGTGCACGCCCTGCACATGCTGGGTGGGCTTTTCGACGTCATCCAGTGCGGCAGTAGGCAGGACGCCGCGGTGAACCTCAGCGACCACATCTTTCGCATGGCGCTCTCCGCCATAGGCGAGGCGGCCTTCCGCGCCTCCCGTAGCGAGTCGCTTCGGGTGCGCACTCACTTCAATGCGATGATGAAGATGTCCCGCATGAACTACTTCTGTCCGTATCTCAAGTCGGCCGCCCAGCGTAACGCACGAAAGATCCTCAGAGAGATGAGCGTAGGCCTACTGGATAAAAACATGCAAATGAACCAGATTGGAGCGCGTCGGTGCGTGATGGACGCCCTTATTGATGAGCTATACGTGCATTTTAGTATGGAGGACGTCTTGGATCACGTCGTCAATTTCTTATTTGCCGGCCACGACACAGCGAGTCATACAATGGAATTCCTGTTTGCACTGCTGGGTGCAAACAAGGAGGTGCAAGACCGTCTCTACGAGGCCCTCGAGGACTTGATGCCCTCCATCTGCACTTGCCCCACCGTGGAGGAGCTTATGGAGTGCGACTACCTTGTCGCCGTTGTGAAAGAGGCTCTGCGGATGTACCCAGCGGCGCCGATTATCTACCGTGACGCCGCTGAGGATGTGTACCTTCCCGAATCTCGTGTGGTGATCCCAAAGGGGATGACGGTGGTCATcacgctcttctctctgcagcGCAACACACATGTGTacggcgacgacgtcgaCGTGTTTCGTCCTGAGCGGTGGCTTTACGAAGAAGGGGAGGCACTGCGCAAGCGCTGCGGCCGTTGCGGCTACATTCCCTTCAGCTGCGgcaagcgcagctgcatTGGCCAGGAGTTCGGCTACTTAGAGTTGCTTATCGTGACGGCACTGCTGGTCCGCCACTTGAAGATGGAGCTGGTCGGAAAGTTCCCAGAGGCGCGGTACAACATTACCTTGGTCATGAGCCACCCAGTCTCCATGCGCATCACCGCGCGCGATGGCATTTCCGTAAGTCAGATTTACGAACGCATCGCCAACGTGCTTGATCTCAACGACGAGGATGCTGAGTCTGCCGGCAACGCGGCACGGGAGGCGGGGGGCATGATGGGCTGCAAAGAAACAACCGTACGTGGGTAA
- a CDS encoding hypothetical protein (TriTrypDB/GeneDB-style sysID: LpmP.20.3030): MGSHMEGPRPMRLTCHTTLAPFIAKEENNQVLRIFSAPTRCAQCEGDNWVVGPHRRLGLVKGTSPSAIDFDPLRCIKRITTETMTNTDAEMIAYPMHTHATSFKQLLASLIARLQKTVQSVSWNTPQERPEWNTDLRFYGPWWLVVRSGLQLREVCDSRSFTLEIQEGASFPAKVVYTATTYPRSDLLFTVHEGKPENRYAPLLVERSIAAESRLFADIALRLGGSTFQLNLFHLSGVFVGPDRMHVLVFDGFRRLCTAAARAPPSDLMNDEDHLLSTLSFSSCHLGSAGLLILLAGIVYLSTHHDCHVHSLDLSYNDLTKTSLLCLTQTLHFTKIRRLSLRGNVLTSSDPSTLRELLLEACDVAMEELDLSYTALSAAQVSALIDSLQCLSNLRVLLLEEVMIPSAKWPALVRAVETMDLWRVQLFADPTSPMMTGYTTIIEEMCLRNRQRAMDCSRSEASQWNAITFFGIKNSGFFTEFFQHSRRRGALACKEAMAGLPDGYSAYTNNDPSLQV, from the coding sequence ATGGGGTCTCACATGGAGGGCCCCCGCCCCATGCGGCTGACGTGCCACACCACTTTGGCTCCTTTCATCGCTAAGGAGGAGAATAACCAGGTGCTGCGCATCTTCAGCGCCCCCACGCGGTGCGCACAGTGCGAAGGGGACAATTGGGTGGTCGGTCCCCATCGGCGCCTCGGCCTCGTGAAGGGAACGAGCCCCTCCGCCATCGACTTCGACCCGCTCCGCTGCATTAAAAGGATTACCACGGAAACAATGACAAACACAGACGCGGAGATGATCGCCTATCcaatgcacacgcacgccacaTCGTTTAAACAGTTGCTGGCATCTCTGATTGCAAGACTCCAGAAGACTGTGCAGAGCGTTTCGTGGAACACCCCGCAAGAGCGTCCGGAGTGGAATACTGATTTGCGCTTCTACGGGCCGTGGTGGCTCGTCGTGCGCTCGGGGCTCCAGCTCAGGGAGGTTTGTGATTCGAGGTCGTTTACCTTGGAGATCCAGGAAGgcgcctctttccctgcAAAGGTGGTATACACTGCCACCACATACCCCCGGAGCGACCTACTCTTCACTGTGCATGAAGGCAAGCCAGAGAATCGCTATGCGCCACTGTTGGTAGAGCGGAGCATTGCGGCAGAAAGCCGTCTGTTTGCCGACATTGCACTGAGGTTAGGTGGAAGTACTTTTCAACTCAACTTATTTCATCTTAGCGGGGTCTTTGTGGGCCCCGATCGAATGCATGTGCTGGTATTCGACGGCTTTCGACGATtgtgcacggcggcggcacgggcGCCGCCGTCAGACTTGATGAATGACGAGGACCATCTTCTCTCCAcgctgtctttctcttcctgtcACCTTGGTTCCGCAGGGCTCTTAATCCTCCTAGCTGGCATTGTCTACCTCTCCACGCATCACGACTGCCACGTGCACTCGCTTGACCTCTCGTACAATGACCTGACAAAAACCTCGCTGTTGTGCCTTACGCAGACGCTACACTTCACGAAAATTCGGCGGTTGAGTCTTCGTGGTAACGTcctcaccagcagcgacccATCCACACTACGCGAGCTGCTCTTAGAGGCTTGCGACGTAgcgatggaggagctggatCTCAGCTACACTgccctctctgctgcgcagGTGAGTGCCCTGATCGACTCTCTGCAGTGCCTCTCCAATCTCCGCGTGCTGCTTttggaggaggtgatgaTTCCGTCAGCGAAGTGGCCCGCCTTGGTGCGTGCTGTAGAGACGATGGATCTGTGGCGTGTGCAGCTGTTTGCCGACCCCACATCGCCCATGATGACCGGGTACACCACAATCATCGAAGAGATGTGTCTGCGCAATCGCCAGCGGGCAATGGACTGTAGCAGAAGCGAAGCCTCGCAGTGGAACGCGATCACATTCTTTGGCATAAAAAACTCGGGCTTTTTCACAGAGTTTTTCCAGCATTCGCGGCGCCGAGGCGCTCTGGCGTGCAAAGAGGCTATGGCAGGACTTCCAGACGGGTACAGTGCTTATACCAACAACGACCCAAGTTTGCAAGTCTGA